The sequence GATAAATCATTGATATGGGCGACTGTTTTGGCGGGAAAAATAACAGACATCAACAAAGTTAAGATAACCCCCAAACATCCCCAAATGAACCATTGAAATCGTTTCATTTTTCTCATTTTTTAATCTATCAAGCGTACATCAATTATACATTTTCGCTAGAGTCAAGCACTCGCTCACCCCAATCAATTTGAGATAACACAGAGTTTTTCCACTTCTTGAATGTCACTTGAGATTTCAGAGATTGTATAATAATTAATTATCATTTTTGTTAAACTGCAACTATAGCAATATGATCTCATTACTAGCTCAACATTACGATCCCCCTTACTAAGGGGGGAATTAAAGGGGGAATCCCAACTAAAAATTTATAACTGATTTAGGATTGCTCTAGTAACTTAATCATAACTGATAATTCGAGAAACAAGAATTGATGAATCACTTAAAAACAACTTTAAAACAGCGTCGTCAAAAACTCGCCCAAACCTTTCCCGATCCAGTCTTATTATGGTCAGGTTGTGCGCCCTCGCGTAACTTTCCCGCCAATACCTTCCCCTTTCGCGCCAGCAGTCATTTCCTGTATTTTGCAGGATTAAATCTCGAAGATGCAGTCATTGAATTAGACAATGGAAAATTAACCCTTTTCCTTAATAATCCTTCCGCAGAGAGCATTTTATGGGGGGGAGAAAAGCCCAACCGCGATGACATTGCAGAAACGATTGGGGCTGATCGCGCTTATCCTTTATCAGAATTAACAACTTATCATTCGGAAGCAGCAACGATCGCGCTGTCGAATCCGATGATTGTCCAACAACAAAAAGAGGTTTTAAAGCGAGACATTCCCCAACCGACACAAGCAACAGGAGAAGATCAAAAATTAATAGAAGCGATTATTAATCTCCGTTTATGTCATGATGAAAGCGCGATCGCGCAAATTCGTCAAGCAGCAGCCGTTTCCATTCAAGCCCACCAAGCAGGGATGAAAGCAACCCAACCTGGAAAAACAGAAGCAGACGTTCGCGCTGCCATGGAAAGCGTTATGATTGCTCATAATCAAACCTGTGCTTACGGTAGCATTGTCACCTGTCATGGTGAGGTTTTGCATAACGAAGATTATTCCCACACCTTACAAGCGGGAGATTTAATCTTAGCCGATGTGGGTGCAGAAAGTCTGATGGGATGGGCTTCTGATATTACTCGCACCTTTCCCGTCAGTGGTCAATTTTCCGCCACGCAGCGAGAGATTTATGATTTAGTCTTATCCGCCCATGATGCTTGTATTGAAGCGGTTGCGCCTGGGGTAGAATATAAAGACATTCATTGGCAAGCAGCAAAAATCATTGCAGAAGGCTTAGTGGAGATCGGGATTTTGCGCGGGACGGTCTCTGATCTGCTAGAAAAAGATGCTCACGCCCTGTTTTTCCCTCACGGTGTCGGACACTTATTAGGCTTGGATGTTCATGACATGGAAGATCTTGGCGATCGCGCAGGATACGCCCCTGGAAGACAGCGCAGCCAACGCTTTGGTTTAGGGAATTTACGGCTCGATCGCGCTTTGCAACCTGGAATGACCGTCACCATCGAACCAGGTTTTTATCAAGTCCCTGCAATCTTAAACCAAACCAAAACCCGAGAACAGTATCAAGACATGATAGATTGGGAACGGCTTGCTCAGTTTGCTGATGTCCGAGGCATTCGCATTGAAGATGATGTTTTGGTGACATCGGAAGGAGCAGAGGTTTTAACCGCCAAGCTACCTTCTCAGCGCGATCGCGTCGAAGCCCTCACTCATGCTTAAGACTGAAACTTTTTCATCAAGACAGCAAGACAACTGTCCGATGATAAAATTAAGAATTGTTAAACTTATTCCTTGACTG comes from Halothece sp. PCC 7418 and encodes:
- a CDS encoding aminopeptidase P family protein; amino-acid sequence: MNHLKTTLKQRRQKLAQTFPDPVLLWSGCAPSRNFPANTFPFRASSHFLYFAGLNLEDAVIELDNGKLTLFLNNPSAESILWGGEKPNRDDIAETIGADRAYPLSELTTYHSEAATIALSNPMIVQQQKEVLKRDIPQPTQATGEDQKLIEAIINLRLCHDESAIAQIRQAAAVSIQAHQAGMKATQPGKTEADVRAAMESVMIAHNQTCAYGSIVTCHGEVLHNEDYSHTLQAGDLILADVGAESLMGWASDITRTFPVSGQFSATQREIYDLVLSAHDACIEAVAPGVEYKDIHWQAAKIIAEGLVEIGILRGTVSDLLEKDAHALFFPHGVGHLLGLDVHDMEDLGDRAGYAPGRQRSQRFGLGNLRLDRALQPGMTVTIEPGFYQVPAILNQTKTREQYQDMIDWERLAQFADVRGIRIEDDVLVTSEGAEVLTAKLPSQRDRVEALTHA